aatgaaCAATTcgaagagatttatgcatccctatcttcattgtagcattattcacaatacccaagatgtGCAAACAATCCAAGTGCACATTAACTGATGATAAAGATGTgtatatacacgcacacacacacaccatggaatactactcagccataaaagagagaaaatcatccaatttgcaacaacatggatggaccttcaagGTATTGtgttaagtggaataagccagacagagaaagacaaactgcatgatttcactcatgtggaagataaacacatggataaagagaccagatgagtggttaccagaggggaagcgggttGGGAGGTGGGTTTAagggggtaaagaggcacatatataaggtgatggataaaaattagactattggtggtaagcaTGATGCAGTTTATACGGAAACTGATAAATCATAACatgcacctgaaatttcacaatgttataaactactgTGACTTcaataatataattttcaaaaataaaataaaatatgtggcggcctggtggcacagtggttaagtttgcacgttctgcttcagcaacctagggttcgctggtttggatcccgggtgtggacctatacattgcttggcaagccatgctgtggcaggcatgagacatataaagcagaggaagataggcacggatgttagctcagggccagtcttcctcagcaaaaagagaaggattggtggcagatgttaactcagggctaatcttcctcaaaaaaaaattaataaaatagtaaattcaaaaaaaaaatgtggagtaTCACATTCTTAGAGGTAGGGAAAGTTGTTTCACAGAGGGCTGATTGAAACATCATATCATGTGTGGGTAAATAAACtttttgaataagaaaaaaaaccctgcagaTTTCCAGACCCCGCCCTAAAAACACATTCGGTAGGACTGGTGTGGGTGCTGAGGATCTCTAGCTGTCCTAGGAGCCCCAGGTGAGCCTGTTTGCCTCATGTTTGAGAATTGCCAACCTGTCCGACGCCGCCAACAACCACAAGTCTGCCTCGGTCACACCAAGTATCAGAGACACTGAGGTTCTTATTTCCAGCAGTGGGCAATGGGGGTCCCTGCAAGAAGGGGCATGAGCTGTCTTTTGTGGGTTAACTGAGACTCTCAGTGGGAACTTTCTGGAACCCCAGGGCCAGTGCCTCCCTCCTCTAACCCAGGTTAGGGAAACTTCTTAAGTTATCAGGATTTTCCCTGGCCTCGAGGGCGTGTCGGGGGGAGGAGCCACAGTCTTGCAGTCGTGGCCCCTGGGAACAAGTGGGCTGTGCACAGGTTGGGTGACTTCTCCTGGCCTGAGGGCTAGGAGCTGCTGCCAGCTCCCCATTCTGTCTGGGCCGATGAGGCGGGGGGCCTAGGATATAGGCCCCAACactgtgttctttcttctctactgagagtcccccacccccactccccaggaCCAACTGTCCCCTTAACTGCTGAGAGAAACATTCCACTGGTAACAGCCAGCACCTAACTGCcctagcacacagcaggcagCGATCTTTTGAGCCTCTCCATCAGATCACTTCGCTACCCTGTTCAAATCCCTCCCATGATTTCCCAGCACATTTAAGGCAAGATCTTCTACTCACCAGAGCTGACAAGGCCTGCCATGGTCTGGCCCATGCCTACTTCTCCAACCACAGCTGGCATTCTTTATCTTTCCTCACGAGCCACACTGGCCTATCTGCTGGTCCTGCAACAGACCAGCCTCATTCCTACCGCAGTGTCTTTGCACTTACCATTTCCTTCTCCAGGAATACTCTTCTTCCAGCTCCTCACATGACTGCTTCACTCACATCTCcactgaaatgtcacctcctcaaagaagccttccctgactacctTGTATAATATAGCACCCCTTCGTCATTCTATCCTCTTATCCTATTTGACTTTTCTTTGTAGCAGTTATAGTTCTTTGCAATTATATGGACTTGTTTCTTCCTTTAGTTTGTGGGCACCTTGGGGAGAGGGGCTTTGATCCTCTCATTCACTGAAATATCCCAAGCCACTAGCACAGTGGCTGGTATTTAACAGGTggccaaaaaatatttgttaaatacaaggatagatggatgggtgaacTGATAAATGTAACGGCATCTTCTCagtcctgcctctcctctccttacacacacacacacatacacacagttgtACATACGGAGGGAAGTACTCATCCAGTTCTGCGTCTCTTAAAGGACCTGCCTGTGTCCTGCCCCACTTTGCATAGCCACATAGTTAGGGCCCTTTTTGGAGACAGAAGGTCATGGAGGATCAGGTACCCCATGAGGGAATGTACTTTAAGGTAACAGAGAGGTTTGGGGCCTGACCTTGGACAAGCTGGATTTCAAGTGAAACATTGTTacagaaaatcattttattgaaCAATAAGAAGTCCCGCTGGGGACAGAAGGGTCTGGGAATAAAGCAGCACGTGAGCCTCAAGGAGGATGCTGCTTGACTCTCTTCATCCTGTTCCTGCTCCAGGGAGCAGGTCTTCCTGGGTCACTTTATTCTGCTTCCTGAGATCCTAGGCAGGAGGCTCCCTGGGTAGCCACAGATTGCTTCTTTCAGTATCAAAAAGCCCAGCTCCTCCTGGTTTGTGTTGGTAGCTGTTGGCAACGAATAGGGCAGGAGCCCATCTGGCAGACCAGGCTCCTGATAAAGCCGCTCAGCACCATCTCTCTGCCCCTGGATTCTCCTCAGCCCACAGAGTGCAccgttttcttttctctgcccaAGAAAGGACTGTAGAGGATTAAGCAGAGGAACATCAGGTTTTCTTCCAGGCCAGCTTCGGTCCTGGGATGTTCAGAGAAGCCTCTCacttcaaatctcagttctgaGGCTCCTCGCCCATGGCCAGTTAGGATGGAAGGAGGCTCCTGGCCGAGAAAGGCTCAGACAGAACAGCTCGGGTTCTAATCCCCAATGGTGGGCTGTGGGGGTCACTGCAGGAAGAAGTATTAGCTGCCTTGGGCAGTTAAGTTTTTGCAGTCTCTACATAGTGGCTCAGCCAGCTATCTTCTCTGGGGTCAGCCTCCTGCCGCCATCCTGCAATCTCTGAATATTGGGGCTGGGGCAGCCTAGGTCTTGGTCGGACTCTGCCACAGCTCGATGTCTCTTGAGCACCCGCCTGGGGACTGGCTTCTCTGCTTCCACCTCTGCTGGGGTGGCCAAAGGAGCATCCCCATAGGCCCGGTAGCCACCAACCAGGCAATATGTCTCTCCATGCCAGACCATCTGGGTTTCCCCACACCTTCGGTAGAGGACATGGTATAGACAAGGTGTAGGAGGAGAAGTGGGAGCCGCTGGtgctggaaagaaaagaaaatcaaaactgatCAGTCACTTCTGCTGGAGAAAGTCTCCTAccaggccctccccacccccccaccgctCATGTTTCTCTCAGTTTCTGGTTGAAGCTCTTTAATCTGCTTGGCATCCAAAACACAGCCTTGGCCCATCACCTCTGAGTGCCCTAGGGAAGGGATGTGAGCTGCAAAAGCAGTTCCATGGAGCCTATGGCAGCAGCAAAAGACCAGGAAATCTGTTCCCAATTCCCAGAGAACACAGTAGAACCCAAAAATAATTGCAATCAGGATCCTCTCCAATTGTCCCTTCCACAACAAAGGAAATGTTTCTTAAGGTCTCTCACTTCTGAGGCTTTAATGGAAAGGCCTTTCAAGCTTTGGAAAAAATAATCTAATCCAAATCAGTCAAGATCCCTTTTCACCTTGGCAATGCCTCTTGGGCCTCCTTCATCCCTCCTGTTTCAACCACTTTGAGCTCTTAGCCTCTGATACTTTTATCTAGAttagaaaaaaggacaaacactgaACAGGAGGTTCAAAGCCAGAATCTGGGTAGCAAGTCTAGGCTCACATCAACCCAACCTTGCAGGACACCATTTCCTCAGCCCTCCAGGCTCAGGATCACTTCATCACTCCCCTTGCCTCTACTGTTCTTCCCATCAATAGGACACCACTCTTTCTCCCAGTACTCAGCAGCTCAGTCTGGGAAGTGTCAGAAGGGACCCACGTGGATGTCTGCGTGACAGCATGGTAAAGGTGCCTGGGTCAGAAGTTGAGGTTCGAGAGTGGACTTTCACAGCTCTTCCTCAAACTGCTCCATTTATCACTTGCCAACAAAAATGTAGCTAAATGTAAGAATTTAGCTAAGAGGCCAATCAGGACAGGGTCTGAATGGAAGCATCTTGTAGCCCAAAGGGGAAGGCTACATTTGTAAACCTTTCTGAACTCTCCCTCAGGGATGACATTTCACTTGTCCTCAGCAGTGAGCAGGAACACTGTGGGTCCCTCAGGGGGCCCTAGGTCACTGGTATTACTTACAGCTGGGGAAGTTCTCAGGTATGGTGGGCAAGCCCAAAAGGAACATGTGGCAGCCAGGTGAGGTTGTGTGTATACCAATGCCTCTTACACAGATGCCCAGACTAGGCCTACCTGCTCCGTTGCCGTCCTGGGGGGCAGAGGACAAGTTGGAGTGCATATAGAAGATCCAGTCAGACATTCTCTCTCAGGCAACCTAACAGATTGGTT
The nucleotide sequence above comes from Equus asinus isolate D_3611 breed Donkey chromosome 7, EquAss-T2T_v2, whole genome shotgun sequence. Encoded proteins:
- the LOC123286874 gene encoding DPEP2 neighbor protein-like; amino-acid sequence: MSDWIFYMHSNLSSAPQDGNGAAPAAPTSPPTPCLYHVLYRRCGETQMVWHGETYCLVGGYRAYGDAPLATPAEVEAEKPVPRRVLKRHRAVAESDQDLGCPSPNIQRLQDGGRRLTPEKIAG